The nucleotide window CCTCAAATCCCGAACCAGCTGGTGCACATAAACCTCCCCCACCTGCTTTCGCCCTGCAAGCAAGCACTTGATCAGTTAGTTAGAGCTTCTCATGGATGTGTTGTGCATACTAGTGTTGTTCTACCCTAATTTTGTGTGTCTCACTCTCTACATTGTATCAGATACTTCCACACTTCCGCCTCTCGATGGATCTCTTTGATCTTTCCCCCTCTACCTTCGGCAACAACCCCTTTCATGCCTCTCTCGAACCTCACCTTGAACATCCACTCCCAGGTCCCTATCCTCTCGAGTTGACGCGTCCAACTACATCGTCCGGAGCTCCTTCATCCATGTGCTCCCTCGAGCTAGTGTTGTGCATAGGTTGGTGCCCTGCAAGCGCTCTGTGGAGACATTGCATTCTAGATGTTCGATAAAATGTCCAAACCCAAGATAGATTAAAAAGGAAAACCATGAATGCCTAAGCACCTGTCCCATCGGAGAGGTCCAGACCCATGAATGACTAACCGCGAGGCGCTCAGGCTACCTCGCCACCGCCGACCGTCCCCATAGCTCCTCTCCACAAAGAAAAATTGCACAAGAACGCCACCAGTTTTCCCCCTTGCCCTGCAGTCTTTTCCCCTTCCCACGCCGCCTAGTGGCCCAATGTACCTTGCTGGTTCAAGGCGGTTCATAATGAGTCAACATAGGCTGACAAGGTGGTCCCACGCACCCTCCAACGCTTTGATTCGCCCCAGAGCTGCATTTTAAGAGAGCTTAGTATCTATATACCGATACTCCCTCCCTTTACACTTTAGCTACATTTCAGTCAGCTGACTTTTAATTTTGTGGTCTGTCGATTTTCTATTCGTTGGATCTGCTTTGAGATGTGtgatgtttttattttttttctgtttaatTCTATTGTGGGCTAGGTGGAATCGATTGACCCTTATTTTGGGTTAGTACAATTGCTTCTTGGGCTCGTTTTTGTTCTTCTGAGTTGTGTTTTTCTCTttccatttttccttttctttattgATTATTTTTTGTTTTAGTGGGTTTTTGGCTGAGTGTAATTATATAATACAAACACATTACAATATGTGCCAAAATTTCATGATTTTATGATTGTTTTTGCATATTACGATAAAGTGTAATTTTGGTGCAAAGTTGTGCATAAGTTTTTTTTTATTTCATGATCTCATCTGAGGCCTTTACAGGTACCCTGTCGGAGGGCGAATCGATGACAAAGGGCTTCTATATTATCCTTACAGCCTTCCTATGTTGCGTGAGAGTTCATCACAGATCTACGGGTCTGTATcttgtagctagatgacttcttctctctttgatcttctataacatgttctcctcaatcttcttggagttaTATCAGATGTAATTCTCTTTCGCGGTGTGTTTATtcagatacgatgaattgtgggtttttgatCTCAATATTTATGAatagtaattgagtcttttctgaagtATATTATGCATGATTggtatagcttcgtatttctctccgatctatccgtttggtttggccaactgattgatttatcttgcaatgggagaggtgctttgtaatgcgttcaatcttgtggtgctctatatcccagtgacacaAGGAGagaagacacgtatttgtattgttgtcatTAAGGGGAAACGATGGAGTTTATTCATATcggttgagtttactttgtctacatcatgcatCTTGCGTAAGACGTTACTCTGTTttatacttaatactctagatgcatgttggatagtgatcgataagtggagtaatagtagtacatgcaggcaggagtcggtctacttgtttcggacgtgatgcctatatacatgctcaCTTCCTTGAATAtggtcataactatgtgcttttcaatTAATTGCCTAACAGTAATCTGTTTACCCATTGTATCCCTTTTGTTCAAGAGAGAATCCTCTAGAGAAAACTATGACCCCCggttctacttttatcatatataaaattcAGAATATCTACCTTGCTGgactttttctattttattttattttccaattaattttatctatctaccactacaagatttaatccttaAAAATAACCGCTAAGGGGGTGGACAGCCctcttgtttgcgttgggtgcaagtatttactTTTGTGTGTGCAGGTATTGCTAACGAGGTTCTATGTGGTtatctcctgctggattgataaccttggtttttaactgagggaaatacttatctctactgtactgcatcatcctctcctcttcgaggaaatcccaacgcggCTCACAAGTAGCAGATGGCACACTACCCGATGAAATCCTCCATGGCACGCTTCACACCCGGTCAGGCGAATAGCTTGCGGACGCGGTGGTAGCTGGCCGTGGCGCCAGAGTGCCCGCCCACGGCGCTATGGTCGAGGGCGATGATGAGCTTGGTTTGCAACGCCGAGTTGGCGCCAATCCAGAGGCGCCCACGTTGCCTGATGACACTGTTCTGCAAGGTGTGTCCTTGGTCCTTAGTTGTGGTGATGTTCAGCTTGGCCAGCAGCTCCTGAGAATCGGGGTCGGTCTCATAGGAGTTAGCGACCTCCTGGAGCCATTGGCCTTGCTGAGGTAGGCGGCGGGGTGGCCGTCCTGGGTGAGCACCGCGGCCACGCCGGTGTCACACGCACCGCGGTCTTGATGGCATACACTCGCGCAAAGTTTGGGTGCACGAGCATCAGCATACCAAATGAATTCCAAGCAAATTAACAACATGTCCTGAGGCACCGCAGCGAAAACGTGTTTTCCACTTTCATCACAGCCAAATTAAGGGACGCAGTACAAGTACATAACCATTTTTAAAATTTAAATGATTTTttaaatgaacttttttcaatttcgtTAATCCTTTTATTTTTATATTCTCTAGTTTTTTACAAGTACATAAACATTTTTAATTTTCAGATATAACTTAAATTTCAAGAAATTTTAAGAATAATAATTATTTTTATAGTTGTAAAATTATTTTTTATAAAAAATTGATCTACTTTTTGTGAAATTTATTTCCAAAATTATGATATTTTTTTAAATCTTTAATATTTTGAAATTCATAACTTTTCTAAATAATCATAAACATTTTTATAAATTCATGAATGTTTTTATATGTTTTAAAATTTCCAATAAAAAGTAGGtgaaatagtaatattttttgAGAGGATATAATAACCAGCCCAACAAGGTAATGATACCCTGGGTTTTCTTGGGTAAGTCAAGGACAATCAACTAAGGAAACCAAGACTACTGGACGGATGCAGCACACGATCAACCGGTTCCCCTCCCTCCTGCTGATATTCTCCTTTCTGTAGTCAATTCATTGGGGaggtttatttatttttaattttgttttttgtAAATATTCATGTATTTTCGGTAAAATATGTTCATATGTTTTTGAAAAAGCATGTTCATACATTTTCTATCACATTTAATATCTGTCTGTAACATTTTTTGGCACAATGTTTTTggaaaaaatgtttgtgaaatttTATAAATTTCAACATATTTCAAAATAATGTTACAAAAATTgcacaattttttaaaaaaatgttcatgatatgTAAAATCTtcgcaatttttttaaaaaatatcatgaaTTTTCAAATGGTAGAAAAATAAACATCAAtataaaaaaaattagaaaaaggaAATAATAAAAAGAAGGAAATTCAAGTagaacaaatacacaaataatcgGGCAGAATGAAATATAAAAATAATATAACATAAACACATAAATCCACCTAAAAATGGATTAAAAACGGTATCCCTTCTTTCTTAACACAAAACGGTATCCCATTTTAAAATAATGTAACCATGGAAAAAAAACAATGTcccgaaaaacaaatagaaaaaatgGCTCCATCCTTGCTATTGGGCCGCGATCCCAATAGTATTTGCGATGCTTACACGGACCCCCTGTAGAGGGAACAGAGGGGCCTATGTATTGTTTTTTCACGATTTTGGGAAGATGCTAAAAGTTTCTTCTCCAGAGAGTTTTTCCGTTGTTTGCTCTTGTTTCATTTTGGGATTTTCATTATTTTCCTATTTCATTTTCCTTATTTTCTTTTcttccccctttttatttttaaaatgaatatttttaaatGAATTTTGTTCAATTTATTAACTGTTTCATTTTTTATATTCACTAGTTTTTCAAAAGTCCATAAATATTTATGAAAAAATTGAGTATAACTATAATTTATGACCTTTTAATAAAATTAATGATTTTTTTAAAATCTTTTGAATTTTTGTGAAAATTTGTTTCCCAAATTTTCAACATTTTTAATTTTCACAACTTTCTGAATTCATGATTTTGTTTGGGTATGTTTAAAAAGATATGCAATAAAAAATAAGTTAAAATAGTTATAATTTTCCCAGAGAATATAAAAACCACCTCAACAAGCTAATGATAACCTAGTTTTCGTTGAGCAAGTTGGGTGATGAGATGAGAATTCGCCATGTGACGCGTTCACCGCACCCCAAACTGGACTGCTGCCTATTGCACCATGGTCACGCACATCGCCCTCAAGGTAATGATACCCTAGTTTTCCTTGAGCAAGTTGGGTTGTGACATGAGAATTCGCCATGTGACGCGTTCACTACACCCCGAACTAGATCGCTACTTGTTGCACCATGGTCACGTATGTCACCCTCTGCCCGCCGCTATGGTGTATGCGAACCTACATCACATTGGTCGTGACCAGACCGCAGGCCCCGCCCGCCACTGGAGGCTCCACGTCAGCGTCCACCTCCTTGTCGTGATAGCTGGCCGGAATCTTGATGGTGTCGGCGTGTGGATCGTGGGATGACGGTGTCGCTCGGTTGTGGCGCGTTGTGATGGAGTCAATctagcagatctcaggtagggtgtCCGGAGGTAGTATCCTTGGCACGATGATAAGAGTGGACACATGGATTTGGGCTCTTTCGAAGAGATAATGCGCTATGTCATGTTTTGATTGTATTGAGTTTGAGGGCGTACAGAGTATAGGTTGATCTAGCATGAAATTGACTGTTTATGAGTTTTCATCTACCGTTCTtacccctcggtttatatagataccagaggtGCCTAGGGTTTACGCATAGGTCGGTTGCATCTAAGGGTAAATGTGATGAAGACAACCTCTAAGTCTTGAAGTACGTGCCAATTCTTCGAAAGATGTCCACCTTGGCGCTCCTGGGCCCGACAAACGTGACCCACTGGTTGATTataatgggggtcctcggcccggccCATATAGCCGGGAGCCCACGTGGCTAGCACCCCTTAGTTTAGGACACCATCATGGCGTAACATGCACGCCACGGACGCCAACAAGCACTCTGTGCATACATTATGTTCGATTAAATGTCCACACCAAAGATAGACTAAAAAAGAGAGGAAAACATTGCCATGTGGACATGACTAGGTCAAAACCACCATGATTCCGTACAGTGCCGCTTCAGTTGAGTCGAGGGATGAAACTTCTCCGGTTTGGAAAGTTCAACATGTAAGTTGTCCGATTTTGAAGTGATGGGACGAAATATGCACTTCTCAATTAGTTGAAGggctaaaagtagtcttttctcttcttcttcttcttcttcttcttcttcttcatcttcttcttcttcttcttgtaaaATCTTGCTAGAACCAAGAACTGCCAATATTTGGGAAGGAGCATGATGCATGCATGATCAAAGCATTGCTTTCTACTAGAACCATTTCTCCTCTCCTCCTTTAATTGACAAGTTCATTTCATTGATCATGCTTTGCACCTACCAAGCACGAGTTCATTTATGCATGTTTGCTTATTATTAGTGGGCATGCGAGGAGGTCAATTAGTTGAGCACCCTGCAGCTGATCCTGACGTTGCCGTCCGGGTTGAGGTCCAGCTGCCCCATCCTCCCCATCCCCTGCACGAACGTCTCGAAGAAGTCGTCCGGGCTGTCGGCGAACTGCTTCACATACGTGGCCGTCTCCGGCGACCCGGTGAGCAGCGTCTGGTCGGACGTCAGCAGACCCCTCCTGGCCTGCAGGCCCTTGTAGTACTCGACGTCGAAGGCGTTGCTGGTGGCGTCGAGCTTGGCCGtggcgccgtcgccgccggcctTGCAGGTCTTGGCCAGGGACGCCGCCATCCAGGCCTCCATCGTGGGGTCCTTGCCGGCCTTGCCGAAGCCGCTGAGCCGGTTCTTGAAGTTGGCGCAGTGGGCCTGGCCGAGCGTGTGGGCGCCGGAGAGCGCCACGAGCTCCGGCACGGTGAAGCCGTGGTCACCGACGAACACCTTGATAAGCTCGGACGCGTTGAGCGTCGCGGCGGGGAGCGCGGAGGTGTCGGCGGCGCGGGAGACGTAACCGTCCTTGCGGCCCATGGGCACCATGTAGTAGAGGTCCCCGGCCATGAAGACGGAGTCCCGGGCGGCGAGCGCGAggacgtcggcgcaggagacggtGCCGGGGCACTGCGCCTCGAGGGCGGCCTTGACGGCGTCGATGACCTCGAAGCCGCGCAGGGACTTGTCGGTGAGCGCGTCCTTCTCGGCGGTGCCGTGGGCCTTGGTGGAGTCGAGGAGCACCGAGGCGTCGCAGCCGCggacgaagcagtcgtggaagtGAAGCCGGAGCAGCGACGCCGCCAGGGTGGGGTCCTTGTCCAGCGCCTTGAACACCACGCCGCGCACGATGTCTTGGGCGTGCGGGCACGTCATGGAGTAGTAATCCATGCTCAGACCACCACCTTCGCCTCCCCATTCATGGTCACCACTACCGCCATATCCGtatccacgtcctcctcctcctcctcctcctcctctacgaCCTTGTGCCGCCGCGCCACCGGGGGCCGCCACCATGAGCAGCAGCAGCACGGCCACTACGGCAGCGGTTGCGCGAGTGACATGCTGCTGCTTCATGCTCACCATGGTCTTGCCTTTTTGTTGTGATAGTCTATGCATGGTTAATCTGGATTTGGATCGACCAAGCTACGACTTACCACCAGTTAAGCTGCACGCATGGCATGGACACAACAAGTGAGAGAGAGGTATTTATAGACACGTCGATAGAGGAGGGTTGGGCAGTCCACCTGACAGTAATGCTACACATACTAACGAGTTACAGGATTACACAAAGAGGATTAAATTGATTGGTCGGTAGGTGAGGGAGGTGGCACACGCCCTTTAAAATCAGGGGGATCAAGTTTATGATTGGTTAAGAGATGGAAAGTGCTTGTAAAATCATGTAATCCatctgttcctaaatgtaagtctttgtaaagattccactatgaaccacatacggatgtatatagatgcattttaagtttagattcattcattttgctccgtatgtagtctactTAATGGAATAATCCCTACAAAGGCTTATATTCAGGAACGaagggacactagtagaaaaacccatattagtcccggttggtgagggccttttgtcccggttcttgaaccgggactaaagggtcgttactaatgccctagacctttagtcccggttctcacacgaaccgggacagatgggcctccacgtggccgatgcgccgagcccaggcaggagtgccttttgtcccggttggtggcaccaaccaggaccaaaaggcatccacacgtcagcatttCAGTCAGCATTTCcgtcttctccttttgactttcgcattgcgtccttgcatcgacaatgacccggcggagatcatcatcatcgggcacatcatctggttcctcttgatcttcagccacttcgcccgttgcagcatcatcgtgcacatcgtctggttcctcttgatgttcagtagcatcaccgtattcagggggcacatagttgtcatcgtactcttcttcttcgccgtcttccatcataacccctatttctccgtgcctcgtccaaacattatagtgtggcatgaaacccttgtaaagcaggtgggtgtgaaggatttttcggtcagagtaagacttcgtattcccacatatagggcatggacaacacataaaacattctgcttgtttgcctcagccacttcgagaaaatcatgcacgtccttaatgtactcggaggtgtgtctgtcaccgtacatccattgtcggttcatctgcgtgctttATATATATTTAAGTGACCAAtgacccacgtggcccggccggcccccggggctcacgaaccgggtccaatgccaccatgggtcccggttctggactgaaccgggactaatgggctgacccggcctggaccttggcccccttttctactagtgggagtaTTTGTTTGTAGGTCTAGCATTTTTGTTCAACTAAATGCATGCCTATGTCACATAAATAGATACtctctccgtttttatttactctttaTATTTGATTGAAGGCAAGCTTCATaaagtttgactaagtttataaaaaataatataaaaattaacataaaaatctatatgatgtgaaagtacattcaacaaTGAATctgatggtattgatttgttattgtatatgttaatatttttgtttataaactttgtcAAGGTTTACAAAGATTGACTTTTATCAAAGCTAATGCGTggattaaataaaaacaaagggagtagATGACCTATAAATTAAATCAATATATATATATGCGCGCGCACTATAAGAGACGAGAGACCTCACTAGGACTAGGATCGATAATGCATGTGCATGCTGCAATATATACTATAGTATTTTAGTTGGGAAAACCTTTTTCTGGCCAACACTATATGCATGGATGGTTGGATAGCCATCTCATCGTTACCTTCCCAACCCAATTAAGCCAGTGGACACTGAGGGAAGTGACGGTTAACTCAGCATGCATGCATGGTTCAGGcactttcaaaaataaaaaaatgtcaCAAGTGCTAATCCGTCCATGAGTGGAGCATAATgcttgcatgcatgcgtgcgtgctaTAATACGTATCATCCTCTAGCCTCTAGGCATTCCTGTCAACACCCGAATTACCTAGTGGCAATATATCATAATCTCAACAAATAGTATTAAAATGGCAACAACTTGATGGCTATTTAGTGTTAGGTACTTTCTTCGTCTTAAACtatttgtcttaaatttgtctagatacggatgtctgTAACGTGTCAAAGTAATTTTAAATGATGGTAATATATATTttccttcgtccgaaaatacttatcgAAGCAATGAATAACCATGGATGTATTTAAAATTAAATAACACCTAGACACACCCATTTCTCTGACAAATATGTATCAGAGAACTTACTCTCTTGTGACAGAGCCAGCCAGGAGCTGCTCCTGCACTGAAGGCTTCCAATCCTCTTCGTAAGCTCTTTGTGTGGATCTGCAATGGGAAGGAACACCTTGCCAGGCAATATGGAGCACCTCAGCTCGCTCGAATCACTAATCATTATTGAATGTTTGAATGTCCGGTCGCTTCCAACGCTACCAGAGTCTCTTCCCTCAGTGTGCGCCGATGGGTTCATGGAGTCTTGTCAAACAGTTGGACATCCAAACTGGCAAAACATTCAACACATCCCAGGAAAACTTTGTAGGTGAGGAATGCAATTCCCCTTGTAGAGAGTTGCCTTATGAATTATTATTACGTTATTATAGTGACCGCCTATGTTACATTCTCTAATTATAATACATGTGCTTCCTTTTGTAGGGTCTGATGACAATACTGGAATCGCGTTATACGCCGAGTGCCACGGACACTCGGCAAAGGCCCAAAAATTgccggcaaagcctttgccgagaGTTGCACTCGGCAAAAGCTGCCCGGCGTACACCTCTCAGGCAAATAGGAATTTGTCGAGAGCCAGGACATGAGCACTCAGTAAAGAGTTTATCAAGAGCTAAACAGTACAGCTCGGCAAAATAAATTAGCTAACGGACAACAGACACAGACGACAGTTGCCACATGGCGCATATTTGCCGAGAGCCACACTCGGCAAACAAAGCCAATTGGAAAGTGCCACGTGTTAGCTCTTGACATGTGGGTCCACAATAACATGCCGAGGGTCatctttgccgagagccactctcggcaaacaAAGCCAATAGAAAAGCGCCACATGTCAgctcctgacatgtgggtccataaTAACATGCCAATGGCCatctttgccgagagccactctcggcaaacaAAGCCAATAGGAAAGCaccacgtgtcagctcctgacatgtgggtccacaaTAAAGGGCCGAGGGCCatctttgccgagagccactctcAGCAAACTAAGCCAATAGGAAAGCACCACGTGTCAGCTCTTGACATGTGGGTCCACAATAACATGTTGAGGGCCatctttgccgagagccactctcggcaaagCCAATAGGAAAGTGCCACGTGCCAGCTCCCAACATGTGGGTCCACAATAACATGCCGAGGGCCatctttgccgagagccactctcggcaaaAAAGGCCAATAGGAAAGCGCCACGTCACTTGTCCTGAAAGCCGGGTTCGTactttgccgagagccactctcggcaaaccttGTGCCTTTACCAGATGTTTCTCGGT belongs to Triticum dicoccoides isolate Atlit2015 ecotype Zavitan unplaced genomic scaffold, WEW_v2.0 scaffold167815, whole genome shotgun sequence and includes:
- the LOC119344395 gene encoding peroxidase 47-like translates to MHRLSQQKGKTMVSMKQQHVTRATAAVVAVLLLLMVAAPGGAAAQGRRGGGGGGGGRGYGYGGSGDHEWGGEGGGLSMDYYSMTCPHAQDIVRGVVFKALDKDPTLAASLLRLHFHDCFVRGCDASVLLDSTKAHGTAEKDALTDKSLRGFEVIDAVKAALEAQCPGTVSCADVLALAARDSVFMAGDLYYMVPMGRKDGYVSRAADTSALPAATLNASELIKVFVGDHGFTVPELVALSGAHTLGQAHCANFKNRLSGFGKAGKDPTMEAWMAASLAKTCKAGGDGATAKLDATSNAFDVEYYKGLQARRGLLTSDQTLLTGSPETATYVKQFADSPDDFFETFVQGMGRMGQLDLNPDGNVRISCRVLN